From the Acidobacteriota bacterium genome, the window GTGTGGATGAACTACCTCGTGACGGTGATGAGCCAGGAGGTGATGTTCGGGCTCCGGGGGGACATGTACGGGAGGCTCCTGAGGCAGAGCCTGAGGTTCTTCACCAACCACAAGTCGGGGGAGATCCTCTCGCGCATCCAGAACGACGTCGGCGGCGTGCAGGGGGTGGTCGGCGGGACGCTGGTGGCGCTCGTGTCGAACGGCGTCACCGTGGTCACGACCCTCGTCGTCATCTTCCGGATCGACTGGCGCCTCTCGCTGATCGCGGTGGGGGTGCTGCCGCTCTTCATCCTGCCGACGCGGCGGGTCGGCCAGATCCGGAGCCGCCTCGCGAAGCAGACGGCCGAGCGCCTCGCGGAGCTGACCGCCTATCTTCAAGAAACGCTCTCGGTGAGCGGCTACCTCCTCTCACGCCTCTTCGGCGCCCAGAGCTACGAGAAGAAGCGCTTCCTCGACAAGGCGGCGTCGGTGCGCGATCTCCAGATCCAGCAGGGGATGGCGGGCCGGTGGTTCCTGATGTGGCTGATCATGTTCGGGAGCATCGGGCCGGCGCTCATCTTCCTGTTCGGCGGCCACGGCGTCATCGCGGGGCGCATCACGATCGGGACGATCGTCGCCTTCACGTCGTACCTCGGGCGGCTCTACGGCCCCGCCTCCGCCCTGGTCAACGTGCACGTGGACGTGATGAGCGCGGTCGCCCTCTTCCGGAGGATCTTCGAGTACCTCGACCTCCCCGTCGAGATCGCGGAGCCGGCGAATCCAATCCGCCTCTCGAGCCCGCGAGGGGAGATGCGCTTCGAGAGCGTCTCGATGGGGTACGACGGGACGCGCCTCACGCTCGAGGACGTCTCCTTCGAGGCGCTCCCCGGGCAGATGGTGGCGCTGGTCGGGCCGAGCGGCGCCGGGAAGACGACGCTCACGTACCTCGCGACGCGCCTCTACGATCCCTCGAAGGGACGCGTCACCTTCGACGGCGTCGATCTCAAGGACATGGCGATCGAGGATCTCGCCGGCCTCACGGCCAAGGTGACGCAGGAGACGACCCTCTTCCACGCGACCGTCGAGGAGAACCTCAGGTACGCGAAGCCCGCGGCGACGAAGGAGGATCTCGAGGCGGCCTGCCGCCTCGCGCAGATCCAGGACGTGATCGAGAAGCTCCCCGACGGGCTCAAGACCGTCGTCGGCGAGCGCGGGTACAAGCTCTCGGGAGGGGAGAAGCAGCGCCTCGCCCTCGCCCGAGTCGTGCTCCGGAACCCGAAGCTCCTCATCCTCGACGAGGCGACGTCGTCCCTCGACTCGCACTCCGAGGCCCTGATCCAGAAGGCCCTCGAGCCGCTCCTCACGGGGCGCACCAGCCTCGTCATCGCGCACCGCCTCAGCACGATATTGAAGGCCGATCTCATCCTCGTGATGGACGGCGGCCGCATCGTGGAGCGCGGCACGCACGCCTCCCTTCTCGCGCGCGGCGGCCTCTACGCGAAGCTCTACGAGCAGCAGTTCGCGGGGGCCGAGTCGGGGCAGTGGATCGGGGCGTAGGAGTGCGGGGGGACTAAGGGCGCCACGCCGGGATCTCGAGGACGAACCGCGCGTCCTCGCCGGCCGACGAGGCGCACGTCACGTCTCCACCGTGCAGGCGGGCGATGTGGCGCGCAAGGGCCAGACCCAGGCCGTGCCCGGCGTGGGCGGCGCGCTCCGGCGCGCTCCGGAAGAATCGCTCGAAGAGGCGCTCCCTCTCGCCGTCGCCGATTCGCACCCCCGGGCTCGTCACCGACAGGCGCGCCG encodes:
- a CDS encoding ABC transporter ATP-binding protein yields the protein MFHFNYEDAPKGLKPTRGDFARIARYLLPAWRPSALILGIILVSSLLGLIPPLLIRDIIDRAIPQKDGALLNWLIAAMIGVPLASGLLGVWMNYLVTVMSQEVMFGLRGDMYGRLLRQSLRFFTNHKSGEILSRIQNDVGGVQGVVGGTLVALVSNGVTVVTTLVVIFRIDWRLSLIAVGVLPLFILPTRRVGQIRSRLAKQTAERLAELTAYLQETLSVSGYLLSRLFGAQSYEKKRFLDKAASVRDLQIQQGMAGRWFLMWLIMFGSIGPALIFLFGGHGVIAGRITIGTIVAFTSYLGRLYGPASALVNVHVDVMSAVALFRRIFEYLDLPVEIAEPANPIRLSSPRGEMRFESVSMGYDGTRLTLEDVSFEALPGQMVALVGPSGAGKTTLTYLATRLYDPSKGRVTFDGVDLKDMAIEDLAGLTAKVTQETTLFHATVEENLRYAKPAATKEDLEAACRLAQIQDVIEKLPDGLKTVVGERGYKLSGGEKQRLALARVVLRNPKLLILDEATSSLDSHSEALIQKALEPLLTGRTSLVIAHRLSTILKADLILVMDGGRIVERGTHASLLARGGLYAKLYEQQFAGAESGQWIGA